From the Paraflavitalea soli genome, the window GCCTGATCCCCGAATTTTTCGTCATCGGCAACAAGCTGCACCAGGAGATCAATGCTACCAATCCGTCTCCGGAGCGTATCAATGCGATATTGGAGGAGATCGATCCCCTCAATGATAAGATCACGCCTTTTGAAGACAGGTTCTCCGCCACCCTGGGCGAAGGCTCGCGCTGGCTGGAAAAATACATCCTGAAGATATTGTTTATTATTGCGCTTACCGTAGAATTGACCGGGTTGGGACTGGCCATTGTTGTAAGCCGAAGCATACAGAAGGGACTGAATGAAATATTGCACTCTGCACAGGCCGTTACCCTGGGCAACCTGAGCAGCCGGGCAAAAGCCTTTTCCAACGACGAGATCGGCATATTGGCCAACGATTTTAACAAGATGGCCGCAGAGCTGGAGCGTATGACAGATGTGATCCAGGAAGCAAATATCACCCTGGAGCGCAAAGTGCAGCAGCGTACCTCCGAACTGGAACGTAAGAATAAGGAATTGGAACAATTTGCCTATGTAGCCTCGCACGATCTTCAGGAGCCTTTAAGGACTACCACCGGATTTGTAGAAGCCTTGCGCAAGCAGTACAAGGGAATGTTAGACGAACATGCCGACAGGTACCTGGACTACATAGCCCAGTCATCTGACCGGATGAAAATACTGATCAAAGACCTGCTGGATTATTCCCGCATCGGAAGGGAGAAGCAATTTGTACCAGTCAATTGTAATGTAATGCTGGCTGAGGTATTGTCTGACCTCGATACCGTTATCGGGGAAAGTCAGGCCGCCATTAAGGTTGGCGAACTGCCCGTAGTCAATGCTTTTCCTACGGAACTTAAATTGTTGTTCCAAAACCTCATCAGTAATTCCATTAAATTCAGAAGGCGCGGGGTAGCTCCTTTGATCAGCATTGATGTGCAGTCCAGGAATGGGTATTGGAAATTCTCCGTGCAGGACAACGGTATTGGTATTGATCCCAGTCACCACGACAGGATCTTTATTATCTTCCAGCGATTGCATAACCGGTCCGATTATGAAGGATCGGGTATTGGCCTGGCGCATTGCAAGAAGATCGTTGAATTGCATGGAGGAGAGATCTGGGTAGAATCTACGCCCGGAAAGGGCAGTACTTTCTTCTTTACGATTGCCGAGCACCCCGTCCACACCGAAGAAGAAAAAACGAATGCCGCCCGGCAGGTGATGAATCTTTAACCCTGGTTTAATGCCATCATATCCCTGAATATGGCCATTGTTGTATACTTTTCGTGCCCGCATCTTTGCGGTGTAGATGGCCCTGAAAGCCCCCTATACAATAATGTCTAACGATTGGTTCGCCCGGTAATAAAATACTGTAACCAAATAAATTATAACGATGGGAACCAAAATAATTTGCCTGTTTTACGAAGCACTTTAATAATTTTGCAGCATCTCAGGAAAAGTCCCTGCAACTCTCAGGCAGGTATTATCCAGGATTGACGCCCCCAGTCATCCCTGCTTTTATAGAAAAAGCAGCCATGATTACCCATGCATAATGATTGCGTGTTCCGGTATATTAGAAATATAAATGTGCATTATGAGCAACCAATATAGAGAAAGGCTTTCCGAAAAAAAGAAGATCCTCAAGGCATGCCTATTGGCGTTAGCGATGCCCCTTTTGTTGCCTGCACAGCAGCAAAGCAGCGATAGTGTATTACAACAGGCGACCCTGGAAAATGTAATACAGTATGCCATCAGGCGGCAGCCATTGATCCAGCAATCATTGATCGATGAGGAAACGACAGAGACAACGATTAAAAGCAAACTGGCAGACTGGTTTCCCCAGTTGAACTTCAATTACCTGTTCCAGCACAACTTCGAGGTACAAACAGCCGTGATCGGTGGAGAGGCCAGGAAACTGGGGGTAAACAATACCTCCGCCCTGCAATTTGGCCTTACCCAAAACCTGTTCAACCGCGATGCCTTGCTGGCCAGTCGCAGCGCCAGGGATGTACGCAATCTGGCAAAGCAGAATACCAGCAGCACCAAAATAGATGTGGCGGTCAATGTGGCCAAAGCATTTTATGATGTACTGGCCACTGAACAACAGATCAAAGTATCTCATGAAGACATCACCCGCCTGGAACGCAGCCTCAAAGATGCTACTGCTCAATATACCGCTGGCGTGGCTGATAAGACAGATTACAAAAGGGCTACCATCGCTCTGAACAATGCCAGGGCCCTCCTTAAGACGCACGAAGAACTCGTGATCGCAAAGCGGGAATACCTGAAGTCATT encodes:
- a CDS encoding sensor histidine kinase; this translates as MKGIHIGRWFRNVSIAKKLYFTVGIMALLIAFELGALIFSINTLSSVRAYVNGEGLWSKAQKDAMYQLLKYGRSRDEADYLEFKEFMKVPMGDHKALVELSKQKPDLQAAREGLIAGRNHPDDVEGMIKLFRRFHSEDHIHRAILAWNAADSLIPEFFVIGNKLHQEINATNPSPERINAILEEIDPLNDKITPFEDRFSATLGEGSRWLEKYILKILFIIALTVELTGLGLAIVVSRSIQKGLNEILHSAQAVTLGNLSSRAKAFSNDEIGILANDFNKMAAELERMTDVIQEANITLERKVQQRTSELERKNKELEQFAYVASHDLQEPLRTTTGFVEALRKQYKGMLDEHADRYLDYIAQSSDRMKILIKDLLDYSRIGREKQFVPVNCNVMLAEVLSDLDTVIGESQAAIKVGELPVVNAFPTELKLLFQNLISNSIKFRRRGVAPLISIDVQSRNGYWKFSVQDNGIGIDPSHHDRIFIIFQRLHNRSDYEGSGIGLAHCKKIVELHGGEIWVESTPGKGSTFFFTIAEHPVHTEEEKTNAARQVMNL
- a CDS encoding TolC family protein; the encoded protein is MSNQYRERLSEKKKILKACLLALAMPLLLPAQQQSSDSVLQQATLENVIQYAIRRQPLIQQSLIDEETTETTIKSKLADWFPQLNFNYLFQHNFEVQTAVIGGEARKLGVNNTSALQFGLTQNLFNRDALLASRSARDVRNLAKQNTSSTKIDVAVNVAKAFYDVLATEQQIKVSHEDITRLERSLKDATAQYTAGVADKTDYKRATIALNNARALLKTHEELVIAKREYLKSLMGYPTSQPIDIIYDSLQMEREITLDTTQTADYKGRIEFRLLETQRKLQQANVRYNKWSYLPNVYASGAYNFNFQNDKFSKLYNTNYPNSYAALTLSMPIFQGGKRKYNIQQAEWELKSLDWQEISLKNSVNSQYAQALAVYKSSLATYLALKENMDLAREVYDVINLQYRSGVKTYLEVINAESDLRTARINYYNALYVLLSGKIDVLKALGQINY